The stretch of DNA GAACCTGCCATAGTATTAAAACAAACCAACAATTGGTatagtaaacaaaaacaaaagtaaatgcCACTATACGGCTACTATCTTTGCAAGCTAGGGTTCTTGAGTAGAGATTCCTGTACAACAACCAGTTTAAAACCCAGTTCAACACCCTTCCTGTTTTGGGTAAGGGCAGTCTGAGGTTCAAGACCTCTATAAGCCCTTATTGACTGTGTTCTTACTACTGTTTAGCTTATTTGGACAAAGGCAGATGTTGGTAAAGAGTTGGTAAACAGCTGAttggtattttttattattcagcaaAAATGATGAAACAGAAGATTGAAGCTGATTGGTAGTTGAGGTGTTTCTTCTTGCTGTGTCCCTGTGTATATGTGCCCTGTTAATGTAGGGACTCCTCATGTCCGTACCTCTGCTTTCAGAACTAAGGCGCTGGTTCTGGAGCTGCTGGCTGCTGTGTGCCTAGTGAGGGGGGGGCACGAGATTATCCTGTTGGCCTTCGACAACTTCAAAGAGGTAAAGCTTAACTGTTTAGCCTGGCTTAACTTCCCAACATCTTTGTTACTGGGAACCTGGCTCAACAGTACATTTTTTTGATGTATAATACAGGACATTGTGCTATTTCTTCTCTCAGGAAAACATCTTGAGCCtgggctggtttttgtttttgtgcaggaaatggctgtttattttatttttctctttctctctatccccaGTGTGTGGGAATTTGACTTCAGACCAATGTTATAAACTCCGGGCTTAACTCCACACTTAACTATGATATTGGCTTACCTCCCCATCATTGTTACTGTGAGCCCGGCTTGACTGTGAGCCTGGTCAATCTCCGCTGTTAAGCCTGGTTTAACTTTACACGTAGGAAGCATGACCAAAGACAGTCAAGAAAACCAAGGCACTCCATCTTGGGGGGAATCTAGGGAATCTGCTCTGTTCCCTTAAGAAGATTAATTTTGCATGTACTGTAGAAATAATTTACACAACTCTTATATGGTACTTTGTGGAAAGAGTGCCTTTCCCACAAACATAAATATAGCACATTGGTAAGCAGAGGCATAGTTGTTGAATGTGTCATCTTCATATTGCCAGCTCGGCTGGGATTGAAATATGGAGTCAAAATGCAGAATTCCCTGTGGAAAATTAGGTGCTTTTTTGATGAACAATATGGGACATTGTGTTTTCTACCCTCAAGAAAAAATGGCTACTCGGAGCCTgaactgctttttgtttttgtgtagaaaatggtttgtttattctttccctctttccctctgtctctctctctccctctctccctccctctctttctctccctctctatcctcagTGTGTGGGAGTCTGGCTAAAGCTGGCTCGGTCTCCCtccttattttcatttttctctgttCCCATGAATTCCCATAATTAGGAACAAGCTGTGTCGCGAATAGTATCTTTGCTTCTTGGAGGGGGAATTGTGGGCCGCTGGTAATTTCAGGCTCCGTTGGATTACACACTGGGAAACTCAGACAGTAATCAAGTCTTTCTGAGAAGTTGCACACTCAGTGTAGATCTACTGTCTGACAAGAACACGGGGCTCCCTATGGCATATGACTAACAAGGCCACTGTaattgtgctgtaattgtgcaTGATTGTGGTGCcctgggggggtgttggggaccAATGAGATGGTTTCATGGGGCCCAGAATCCTTAGCCTCACACCTGCAAGAACAAGTCAAACACTTACTCAAAATagataataatacaaaacataGCCTTGCTGGTTTAGGCTTCAATACTCAAATGTAAACTTCCACGCATTTATATCGTTTAAATATTGGATATAATTTACTGTGCAAAAGGTATCCTCCTTTTTGCTTGACTACAACTCTGAGAGGTGGTCCATTGGCATGGTGACTGTGCATGCCACAGGATGTGTGCCGTACAGAGGAGGCACCAGCGATATGACTGTGATTTTCCATTCTAAATACGgcgagaaaatgaaaataaaataaatgggaaATGAAACGTTCTCTCTTTTCTCATGCCTTCCCTGTGTAATATAGTGCTGGtctgtaatttattttagtttgtgacatagagaaacacacagaagagTCCAGAGGCTGATTTTACTGAGCACTAGTCAGCACAGGCTCCAATGccctgcagtgccacacagtgGTAGTACCACAGATGCCTGCCACACCATTATCCTCTCAGCTAGTCAGGCAGCCATTTGCAGCTCAGTGTCTCACAGCAGTGTTTCCCTAACCGGTGTGCCGTTGTTCAAATGAATTCAAAAATCCCATTCAGCAAaggtaaataaaatgcatattgcTTAACTAAAACCCCAAAAGAACTGTTGACACGTTACATCAACATCAGTTTGTTACTCACTTTTGAGAGCGGTGTGCCATGAGTTTATGTAAATTTAGAAAGTGTACCGCAGAAGCAAAAATGTTGGGATGTACATTGTGTAAGTGTGATGGTAGAGAAATCTAAGCTTCATGCCTAGCTGCGTCTCTACACAGCTTTCCAGTGCTGGCCGTGATGTTGCTGTCTCACTGGTGTCCTCTCTCAGGTGTGCAAGGAGAAGTATCGCTTTGAGAAACTGATGGAGTACTTCCGCAGCGAAGATGGAAACATCGATTTCATGGTGAGGGGACCTGGGATCTGGGTGGATTTGGACGTTAGTTTGGGGAGCGCTCGAACCCtcatgtgtgtgccctgtgtcccCAGGTGGCCTGCATGCAGTTCATCAACATCGTGGTCCACTCGGTGGAGGACATGAACTTCCGCGTCCACCTGCAGTATGAGTTCACCAAGCTGGGGCTGGACGACTTCCTGGAGGTGCGTCGTTCATGTACAGCTTCACCCAATACCGTAATAATGTCATGTCTATAACAATGTactaatttacatttacattttagtcatttggcagacgcttttaatccaaagcgacttacaagtgcataggttcttccagaagtcaaatccataactaggaaaatacacatgaaatgctgttctaaacatatagtcatcataagtgcaaaattctttctttttttttttttttgggtttagacaaggaggatagggatatcagaaaggggggcgggggaaatcaggagggaggactaaggtagagtttgaaaaggttgtGAAATACATCTTCACTTTTATCAATGCAActctgtaaaactgtaaaatacaTCTCCATTATAGAATGCAAATCAAACCAACATTTTTATCACTGAAGTGCGTCTGTTCTTTCTAGACCAACACTAATCAAGCCAATCATGTGGGTTTCACTGTAGTACTTAATTGGATGAATAATAAAGCAATGCTGAGTTTTGAGTGTGTCTCCTCCCCTGCAGAAGTCCAGACACACTGAGAGTGATAAGCTCTCAGTGCAGATCCAGGCGTACCTGGACAACGTGTTCGACGTCGGGGGGCTGCTGGAGGACGCAGAGACCAAGAACGTGGccctggagaaggtggaggagctggaggaccaTCTGTCTCATGTAAGATAACCGATGTCACTCACGACTGTGACAAGGACCTGGTAGTCATAAAGGTGGGGTCAAAGGGCGCGTCGGGGTACAGACCAATCAGAGGCTCTCAGGAGTGGAGATCAATCAGAGGTCTCTACAGTAGTTATCTGAAAAAGCTCATCTCACTAAAGGGGGTGTAGGATGAGACAGCGCATAATTTGGGCCAACACTAAGGCTTTATTTGGGATACATTTCAGAGCATGGTTTAATGTTAGTGCTTGGGATTTTCCTTGTATtcgtttttttactttttggaggTAACTTCATAGCACAAGACAAATTGTGATAATTAGCATTCCTGATTCATCACTACCCAAGGCCTCAGGCAGTCAAGCTGTATCCCAGCTTCccctttttcaaattaaaatcaacTCATTTATGGCCTACAGTGAGATACAGGCAGCAAGCCACAGTGATATGTTAGTGATATATAACCTATATAAGGTGctttaatatattaattaagTGCTGATCATGTGGTGTTGGCATGAAGCACACATTTCACCGTCAGGGTCAGCCGCCGTGTCAACCATTCCTCCAGCAGTACTCCAGCACGGCTGGGGATAAACAATGCGTTTGATTCTTGCCCCTCCTGCTCTTTTACGCAGTCCAGTCCTCCTGCGGCCCACGCTGCACTGCTGCATTCCGCTGGAACACCGTAGTGAAAAGGTCGCTACGACACGTGCCACCAGTGCATGATCGGACAAAAACAGGCCTTTTGGTGTCAGTGCTCAGGAATTACGAGGGAGTGAGACGGCAGGGTCGCCTAAAAAGCCTTGTGGCATTTCTAGCCTCTCCCAAAATCCAGAAAGCGAAAAGCTTGGATTGTCTGTCTTGTTTGCTGTGTCATGCTACTGGGACTTTCCATTTCTTCATACTGTTGCTGATGGAAGcatggagtgagagagtgagaaagggagagagagggcaagagaaaaGGGAGTGGAGCTGAAATAGATGGTTGCGTATCTGTCTGTGGGATCgatcctccctctctcgctcttcctgttttctttttctagtCTCTgccatttgttttgtctttcatCCAGCCTCTCAGCCTATCCTCTACTGTCCTCTggcctctccatccctccctcgctccctccctccttggCTCTCTGTGAACTTCCTGATCTCCATGGCAGGTGACGGAGAAGCTGTTGGACGTGGAAAATGAGACCATGATGAAGGTGGCCGAGCTGGAGAAGCAGCTCCTACAGAAAGACAAGGACCTAGCAGTTATAAAGGTGGGGTCAAAGGGCGCGTCGGGGTACAGACCAATCAGAGGCTCTCAGGAGTGGAGATTAATCAGAGGTCTCTACAGTACTTATCTGAAAAAGCTCATCTCACTAAAGGGGGTGTAGGATGAGACAGCACATAATTTGGGCCAACACTAAGTGTGCTTTTTCAGTCAACAGTGTGTCAACACTGAGTGGGCAACTGTTAAACTAAAGTTTAACATAGACTAGATTGTATGTTGCAGTTAGATATTCTGTTGTATATtcattgtatatttattgtattgtatcaaGCTATTGTGCATTGCATAGCAATATTAATGATCCATATCAGATTAACTATGTGCCCTTGAATAAGCATTAATGAATACTATATCAGGTGgcctttataaaatatattattagaaATAGTTGAATGCTTGCTTATTAGAGTTTTgtatatagttatatagttTTGTTATCATGTCAATGGGCTCACACAAGCTTTTTTGCGGTTTCTCCACGGCGCCGCCCTGTGGCCGAGCAGGAGACGTACGAGTCGACCAGCACCCAGGTGCACACGCTGCGGCGGATGATCAAGGAGAAGGACGCGGCGTTCCAGCAGCGGTGCGACCTGGAGAGGCGgctgcaggagctggagcagcaggGGGCCGCGCCCAGGGGCCCGGGCTGCAGGGGCCCGGTGGGCAGCGGCATGTGCGGGACTGTGGGCGGAGTCACTGCGGGAGGGTCGGAGCTGTTTGGCCCAGAGGGTCTCGGGGAGGCGGACCCATCTGCAGACATGGagcccccacctccaccaccccctccgccccctccacccccacccttaCCCTCCAGCACAGGTACTGCGCAACGACACCTGGAGGCTGGGATTGACTTTGTGATTTCAGCCAAAGGTCAAATTCCATACATATACCCACACTCTAAAGAGGATACATAACCCATTCCTTAGATATTACAGgattatgtacatttttttaaacttgaaaaaaatattatcatCTCCAATCCCACCTGAATTTGTCATTTACAAGCTATGTACTAGTGGTGTGTCGTTCGTGAACGATTCGTTCCTTTTGAACGAATCCTTTTGGTGAACTGATTCACCTCCAATGTCGGATTCGTTTAGTTAATCTCTCAGTAAATAAAGTTGGGAAACTGCCATTCACTGAAACTGCAGCAACTCCTCCTATTTAACAATTTCCACCAATGGGCTCTAGTCTGTAGCCATTAGCAGCCAATGACAGCACAACCGCTTGAGCGGTTATATACTGTCTCACATGGGCGATGTGGTGAGCGAGTTGTGTGCCCTGCGGGGCTGCTGGCCACAGGCACGGACTGGATTTGATCAAGACCATGATGCTCACTCATGGGCTGCAAGTGGTGCTTATACTGACTGAGCTGAGTGAGCTACCCAGCAGCCCTGTGGGATTATGTACATTTAACTATTCTGCACAAAATTCACTGCCTTTCACTGCGGGCAGCAATGGAGCCTTTCAAAAAAGCCATGAAATGGTGTGCGCACGTTTCCAACAAAGGGTGTCTGCTTTTCTCAGTGTACTGCATGGCTGCACAGCTGTAGCAGAGCAGGTTAACCTGTGTAGGGATCAACAGGATGCAAGTCTAGAGGAAATGGTGCTGTAGTAATGgcgtgtgtatggtgtgtgaagGAGAGGTTTTTGCAGGCCAGAGCACACGTTTTTGTGCTGCTGGAGTCAGTGCAGGTGGCACAGTGGTGTCCTGAGAGGCGCAAttggtgattgtgagttgggggaggggTTACGAGGACTTTTGTGTGGAGGACAGCAGATGTTCAGGGGCAGGGCCGTGCCATCTCAGACAGGAAAGGGGAAAGGGAGTTTCCTCAGACTGTACAGCTGCTGAGAGTTCACACGGAGAGGGAAACGGCCTGGCGTCGGACCACTGAATTATGAAAGAGCATGTGGGTCAGGGGTTATTCCAGCGCGTCtgtctgctgtgatgttctTGCAGAGAGACCTTTTTTAAATCAAGGTGTTCTTCCTTTCAAAGCTGGGTCAGGAAGGTTACTTCAACAGTCAATTAATCAATTTGAGTCGCGCCATTTACAAACGTGTAGTCAATGACGCTTGACGGTAGACATTTCCCAGAATTGAGCCAATTGGCACGCACTGACAAATCAGTCCCTGGCCCTACAGAAAGATTAATCAAGCAGAACTAAACAAACGTTGAAGAAAATGGATCAGTATATTATACTGATTGTGCACAGAATACAGATGATAAAGGGATGATTAGGTACACTTCCAACAAGGAATAAAGCTGCAAACTACGATGAAAAAACAtcaagaggaagaaagagacaCTCCACTCAAAGCCAGACCCATGTGGACCCCTTCAAAGACCAATTTATTCTCAAACCACTTCAATGTTTTTGCTTAGTTTGATCTTCAGATCTTCAACCAATGTATAAATGTGTGCAATAGACCATATATTCTGTATAACAGATCACCTACACATAAATATtatacacaggcatacacacacacaccagagtaAACTTTAAATGGTCTGCTTTAAAAATAGAGCAATTGTCGTTCCTTTCACACAGGAGAGTTCATGCCagctccaccccctccacccctggcCCCGCCTCTGCCCGGAACATCCCCTTCTGTCATTCTCAGCGTTGGCCTATCAGGTGAGAGCTGTTGGTAGGGAGAAGGTTCTCTCAGTATCAAGTGGCTTTTGCCAGTTCTGAGTGGGATGGCCACCAGCGATCTCTCACCAGCATCAGTGACAATACACCTCAACAAGCTACAGTAATGTGAAAAGCTACTTGAGTGATATTCCTGAGTTCAGATCTCAGTGAtagtctgactgactgactgggccGCTGTTCATTCGCAGCCATCAGGATTAAGAAGCCGATAAAGACTAAATTCCGCCTGCCGGTGTTCAACTGGACCGCACTCAAACCCAACCAGATCAACGGCACCGTGTTCAACGAGATCGACGATGAGCGAGTCCTGGAGGTAAGAGATGGCTTCCACACCTTCGTTAAACAGCACATCACATCTACCATGCAAACCATTAGGTGTGGTGCATCTGTGTGCATACATCTTTGTTCAAATGTAGCATTACAGTTTTAGTAAGTCGtttttgtgagtgtgcgtggATGCACGGGTCTTTctgtctgagtgtatgtgcatgcatgtctgcgcctgtgtgtttgtatgcgtacagaggtgtgtatatgtgtatgtgcatgtgtgtttgtgtccgtgtATGCGTAACAGGAAACCTTCTCTCTGAATGCAGGAGCTGGACTTGGAGAAATTTGAGGAGCTCTTTAAGACCAGAGCCCAAGGTCCTATCATAGACCTGTCCGGCCCCAAAACCAAGGCCTCGCAGAAGGCTGCCAACAAGGTGACCCTACTGGATGTCAACCGCTCTAAGAACCTGGCCATCACCCTGCGCAAAGCCAGCAAGAGCACCGAGGAGATCTGCAGGGCCATCCAGACGTGAGTACCGCCCCCTATGGGCTGAGCCCTGCTGCTGCTTTTATGAAACAGGAGAATCCCCTAAAATAACATTGTAGCATTTTACTAAGTGAGACATTGTGGAGGGAgatcaactgttttttttaatttatttattttttatttagtcacTAAGTCACTAATGCAAATCCAGAATACAAATATTCCCCTGAAAACTGCAACTTTTTAATGTGTTGTGCCGTCCATATTTCTGTGGACTCGGCCACATCATTTTTAGCAAGTTGGAGACGTATAATGATTTTGTTTGGTAGACCAGAGAAAAGGGATTACAGTAATCTAACCTGTGCATATTAAGATTTCAGCATCAGGCAATGTTAAGATTGTTCAGATTTCAGCAATATTGCAAAGATGAAAGAATGCTGTTTTAGTTATGGTCTTAATGtgactcattttatttttgggatGGCCTGAGGTAGTGGGGCCCAATGTGATAACTTTTCATGGAGCCCTAAATCCCTGGTGCACCTCTTCTTTTGTAATGTGAATAGTTtccatttttttcatattctcaCTGCAAATATGTCCTTATTACAGTATTTCCATCCACATGCTAAAAATGCAACTTGCATAAGAAAGCATTTATTTAGAATCTACGTCCCTTAATTTTCATGCACCAATAAAACTATGTACATATCCATCTAGTAATTATAGACGCTTACCCTGTCAACCAATAGAAGGAAACACTCTTTCCACATCCACCAAGAGAAGCTCTCGACACCAAAAAAAGTGTGCTTATTTCATACCATTCGACCGCTTTGCTAATTACGGTGTAGAAGGAGTCTGAATTTGCGTTGGTCCCCTCCATGCCCCACGCGGCCGCAGGTTCGACCTGAAGGCGCTGCCGGTGGACTTTGTGGAGTGCCTGACGCGGTTCCTGCCCACGGAGGCGGAGAGCAAGCTGCTGCGTCAGTACGAGCGGGAGCGCCGGCCGCTTGACCAGCTGGCCGAGGAGGACCGCTTCATGCTGCTCTTCGGCAAGATCGAGCGCCTCACCCAGCGCATGAGCATCATCACCTTCGTGGGAAACTTCACCGACAACGTCAACCTGCTCACGCCGGTAACTCCCAGCCCACTGCTGTGTCCTCTGTCTTTTTATCTATCCCCCAAAAATGTTCATCCGTATAGTACCAGTTTTGACAAAAACTACTAACAAATCTACAAATCGGtgtaatcaataaatcaatcgaCCAGTTCCTCAAGATGAGGCtagtcagagagagagcgagagagagaaagagaaaaacaggagaTATAACAAAAGACAGGAAACCTTCTTTCTCACATAGTAGTTGCAGTAGCACTGACATAGAGCACTCAGCGCTGAGCAGTCGGCCCTCTAAGTCATACCGTTAGAGTGCTGAAACGCGTCCAGTCTGGCTGTGGAGAGGCGTTAACGCTCCGGAGGACAGGGTCGTAtgataaagagggagagaggtgttaACGCTCAGGAGGACAGGGTCGTATGATAAAGAGGTGACTCTTCTTCCACAGCAACTCAACGCCATCATCGCAGCCTCAGCCTCCGTGAAGTCTGCCCCAAAGTTGAAAAGAATGCTCGAGGTAAGCCTTTTCAGGCTCCGCCGGGTCCTCGGTTTGACACGTTTCCTTCTTATCACACTCCTTCTCTATTGGTGGCTGAGACATTGTGCTtcatctcattggctctctCATTTGCGCAGATTATTTTAGCCTTGGGAAACTACATGAACAGCAGTCGAAGAGGATCTGTCTACGGGTTTAAACTGCAGAGCCTCGATCTGGTAAGCTGTGGCCTCAGCCATGCAACCACTTCACGATTACAGGGGGCTGACGGTCCTGCAGCTGGCTGACCCTGGGTAGCCCATTAAGTACACCTAGTACACCT from Conger conger chromosome 14, fConCon1.1, whole genome shotgun sequence encodes:
- the LOC133109613 gene encoding formin-like protein 3 isoform X6; protein product: MANLGTYVISSEASKGETCQLSESYNTLTSSKTIKNSRLVSQKDDVHVCIMCLRAVMNYQYGFNMVMSHAHAVNEIALSLNNKSSRTKALVLELLAAVCLVRGGHEIILLAFDNFKEVCKEKYRFEKLMEYFRSEDGNIDFMVACMQFINIVVHSVEDMNFRVHLQYEFTKLGLDDFLEKSRHTESDKLSVQIQAYLDNVFDVGGLLEDAETKNVALEKVEELEDHLSHVTEKLLDVENETMMKVAELEKQLLQKDKDLAVIKETYESTSTQVHTLRRMIKEKDAAFQQRCDLERRLQELEQQGAAPRGPGCRGPVGSGMCGTVGGVTAGGSELFGPEGLGEADPSADMEPPPPPPPPPPPPPPLPSSTGEFMPAPPPPPLAPPLPGTSPSVILSVGLSAIRIKKPIKTKFRLPVFNWTALKPNQINGTVFNEIDDERVLEELDLEKFEELFKTRAQGPIIDLSGPKTKASQKAANKVTLLDVNRSKNLAITLRKASKSTEEICRAIQTFDLKALPVDFVECLTRFLPTEAESKLLRQYERERRPLDQLAEEDRFMLLFGKIERLTQRMSIITFVGNFTDNVNLLTPQLNAIIAASASVKSAPKLKRMLEIILALGNYMNSSRRGSVYGFKLQSLDLLLDTKSTDRKITLLHYIALMVKEKYPELANFYSELHFIDKAAAVSLENVLLDVRDLGRGMDLVRKECGQHDHAVLKSFLQTSEPQLDKLQKDAKTAEEAFNNVVHYFGESAKTTPPSVFFPVFVRFVKAYKDAVEENEQKKKQEQALREKLLAKEAKQQDPKAQAQTQKKRQQQHDLIAELRRRQAKDHRPVYEGKDGTIEDIITALAPAPALKIGLGRFVPGNRRAVGKDELALSAVEPRQLSAPVPSFAAAQLQETELLRAHCPARQLRDKHGSPSLLCYMQYYYGE